The region CAACTTTATTCTGCAAGTAATTTCTGTACTCTATTGGTGTCATACACTTTAATCGCCTTTGATACCTATGATTATTGTAATACTCTATATAATCAACAATAGCAGTTTCTAATTCGGAGTATGAATTGAATCTTCTAAGGTAATACATTTCAGATTTTAACATGCCCCAGAATGCTTCCATAGGTCCATTATCAATGCATCTTGACACTCTGGACATGCTTTGTATCATACCT is a window of Proteiniborus ethanoligenes DNA encoding:
- a CDS encoding IS3 family transposase → GMIQSMSRVSRCIDNGPMEAFWGMLKSEMYYLRRFNSYSELETAIVDYIEYYNNHRYQRRLKCMTPIEYRNYLQNKVA